A single region of the Pelecanus crispus isolate bPelCri1 chromosome 10, bPelCri1.pri, whole genome shotgun sequence genome encodes:
- the LOC104030749 gene encoding protein NDNF: MSSFWFYLPLHLLIAACLCHSIKVPTTSSQQSFKTDLFNFYHSLILADGKETTVHLLKDIPKRYYFVLEEGRALAPFTITVTPCDVPIEWSVLVHKASASFLGTAAQGDPDTQEVSKSQQAPSVVSTIFNYKGNSVETYMGMSSHSALYLLEFLSTERDTHITVYLTTDTSGHLYPELPMDPRIDVVGIGHTTVTLTWKHSPSVLQHRENIQYCLLVNEKHNYKSLCAAETAIRSSGMKLPPALALSLSPYLLEPQQVMILSNSELSIINKASSGEVRQICMGTKNTYTVPSLSPSTQYYFDVFVVNVLTNASAAYTGTFARTLEEPEPKVTELKDGKVIQVVLDGKNQKFYSLQYQARHKKIQFTFQLCRGQVRVHITRNGKTVALENISGLRCFSLKGKLLDTYLVQLRSTEESNSSVKVQVSPHFHKPLFPLLPESLKIKSFSKLRTCNSVTIAWLGTQEESKYCVYKKKIEEDQVWMELQSADRCSGPESRHKSEKVLCKYFYDINLQRAVTTETIKGLDAGMLYLFDVYLFGPSGIPVRYHSKVVKTRKKC, translated from the exons ATGTCCTCGTTCTGGTTTTATCTGCCTCTCCATCTTCTCATAGCAGCTTGCTTGTGTCATTCCATAAAAGTACCCACCACCAGTTCCCAACAGAGCTTCAAGACTGATCTCTTCAATTTCTACCACTCCCTGATACTTGCTGATGGTAAGGAAACTACAGTTCACCTGCTGAAGGATATACCTAAAAG GTACTATTTTGTTTTGGAGGAAGGCAGAGCCCTTGCACCTTTCACAATAACAGTGACCCCCTGTGATGTTCCCATTGAATGGAGCGTACTTGTGCACAAGGCTTCAGCAAGTTTCCTTGGAACAGCAGCACAAG GTGATCCTGATACACAAGAGGTCTCGAAATCTCAGCAGGCTCCAAGCGTGGTGTCCACCATATTTAACTATAAGGGAAATTCTGTAGAGACTTACATGGGTATGTCTTCCCATTCTGCCCTTTACCTGCTAGAGTTCTTATCCACCGAGCGAGACACACACATTACTGTATACTTAACAACTGACACATCTGGGCACCTCTACCCAGAGCTTCCAATGGATCCACGCATAGATGTTGTTGGCATTGGGCATACAACAGTGACTCTGACCTGGAAACACAGTCCCTCTGTCTtgcaacacagagaaaacatcCAGTACTGTCTTCTAGTTAATGAAAAGCACAACTATAAGAGCTTATGTGCTGCTGAGACAGCAATCAGATCCTCTGGAATGAAACTGCCACCTGCACTAGCTTTGTCTCTCTCTCCATACCTTCTTGAACCTCAGCAAGTGATGATACTGTCCAACAGTGAACTGAGCATCATCAACAAAGCAAGTAGTGGAGAAGTCAGGCAAATATGCATGGGTACCAAGAACACTTACACAGTGCCCAGTCTCAGTCCCAGCACTCAATATTACTTTGATGTTTTTGTTGTCAATGTCCTCACAAATGCCAGCGCTGCTTACACCGGAACATTTGCAAGAACCCTGGAAGAACCGGAACCTAAGGTGACGGAGCTGAAAGATGGGAAAGTGATTCAGGTTGTCCTggatggaaaaaaccaaaaattctaCAGTCTGCAGTACCAGGCGAGGCACAAGAAAATACAATTCACCTTTCAATTGTGTCGTGGCCAAGTACGGGTACACATAACAAGGAATGGTAAAACAGTGGCACTGGAGAACATCTCAGGGCTGAGGTGTTTCTCACTGAAGGGAAAGCTGCTGGACACATATTTGGTGCAGCTGAGGTCCACAGAGGAGTCTAACTCTTCTGTGAAAGTACAGGTGTCCCCCCATTTCCACAAGCCCTTATTCCCACTTCTTCCAGAGAGCTTAAAAATCAAGTCCTTCAGTAAACTGAGGACCTGCAACTCTGTCACCATTGCCTGGCTAGGAACACAAGAGGAGAGCAAGTACTGCGTGTACAAGAAAAAGATTGAAGAAGATCAGGTCTGGATGGAACTGCAGAGTGCAGACAGGTGCTCTGGACCTGAATCTCGGCACAAGTCGGAGAAAGTGCTGTGCAAGTATTTCTATGATATAAATCTCCAGCGAGCCGTCACCACAGAGACCATCAAAGGGCTGGATGCGGGGATGCTCTACTTGTTTGATGTCTATCTCTTTGGGCCATCTGGCATCCCAGTCAGATATCACAGCAAAGTTGtgaagaccagaaaaaaatgttga